Below is a genomic region from Bordetella pertussis 18323.
TTGGCCGCAGGCGACGTTTGCGAGCAAGGTGGAGCTGGGCGATGGTCAGGTGACGGTGACGCGCGAGGTCGATGGGGGGCTGGAGACGCTGTCGCTGAATCTGCCGGCGATCGTGACCACGGACCTGCGGCTGAACGAGCCGCGCTACGTGACGCTGCCCAACATCATGAAGGCCAAGAAGAAGCCGCTGGAGACGGTGAGCCCGCAGGATCTGGGGGTGGATCCGGCGCCGCGCCTGAAGACGCTGAAGGTGAGCGAGCCGCCGGCGCGCCAGGCCGGCATCAAGGTGCCTGATGTGGCCACGCTGGTGGACAAACTGAAGAACGAAGCGAAGGTGGTGTGATGACGACGCTGGTAATAGCCGAACACGATAACGCGCAGCTGAAGGGCGCGACGCTGAACACGATCGCCGCGGCATCCAGGCTGGGCGGCGAGGTGCATGTGCTGGTGGCGGGCTCGGGCGCGCAGGCGGTGGCCGAGCAGGCCGCGCAGGCGGCCAGGGTGTCCAAGGTGCTGCTGGCCGATGCGCCGCAGCTGGCCGAGGGGCTGGCCGAGAACCTGGCCGCGCAGGTGCTGGCGGTGGCTGGCGGGTACAGCCACATTCTGTTCGCGGCCACGGCCTCGGGCAAGAACGTGGCGCCGCGGGTGGCGGCCAAGCTGGATGTGGCGCAGATCTCGGACATCATCGGAGTAGAGTCGGCCGATACGTTCCAGCGGCCGATCTACGCGGGCAACGCGATCGCCACGGTGCAGTCGGGCGATGCGGTCAAGGTGATCACGGTGCGCACGACCGGTTTTGACGCGGTGGCCGCGCAGGGCGGGTCGGCGGCGGTCGAGGCGCTCGATGCGGTGGCCGATTCGGGGCTGTCGCGCTTCGTGGGCCGGGAGGTGGCCAAGAGCGACCGTCCGGAGCTCGCCGGCGCGCGGGTGGTGGTCTCGGGCGGGCGCGGGCTGGGCAGCGCGGAGAACTTCAAGATCCTGGACCCGCTGGCCGACAAGCTGGGCGCGGCGCTGGGGGCCTCGCGCGCGGCGGTGGACGCGGGCTACGCGCCCAACGACTGGCAGGTGGGGCAGACGGGCAAGATCGTGGCGCCGCAGCTGTACGTGGCGGTGGGCATCTCCGGAGCGATCCAGCACCTGGCGGGCATGAAGGACTCCAAGGTCATCGTGGCCATCAACAAGGATCCGGAAGCGCCGATCTTCGGCGTGGCCGACTACGGCCTGGTGGGCGACCTGTTCCAGGTCGTGCCCGAACTGACCGGCGCGCTCTGAGCGGCACGCCGCACGCAGAGAGAAAGCCGCGGGCTGTCGCCCGCGGTTTTTTTTCGGCCATGCACGGCATGGGGCCGTCGGCGAGGGCGCTCGCGTGGTTACATCTGCCGCCCGGAATGAGGTTGCCCTGCGTGGCGAGGCCGATTATCGTCGCTTGGCATACTCTACGAAATCCGCCGGCGCGCACCCTGCAAATGCCTGGCCGACCTGACCGCCAGCCCGCATCAAGACTACGGAGACAAAATGACTTACGCCACACCGTTGCAGGATTTCCGCTTCGCGCTCAATGAGCTGGCCGGGCTGGAGGAAATCCTGAAACTGCCCGGGTTCGAAGAAGTGACCCCGGACTTGGTGGACGCCATCCTCGAAGAGAACGCGCGCTTCGTGCAGCAGGCCATCGCGCCGCTGAACGTGGCCGGCGATACCAAGCCGCCGGTCTGGAACGACGGCCAGGTGACCACCACGCCGGGTTTCAGCCAGGGTTTCGCGGACTATACGGCGGGGGGCTGGCAAGGCCTGCAGCATCCGCAGAAGTGGGGCGGGCAGGGCCTGCCCAAGGTCGTGGCGGCGCCGGCGGGAGAAAACATCCAGGCGGCCAGCCTGGCGTTTTCGCTGTGCCCCATGCTGACCGACGGCGTGATCGAGGCGCTGCTGACGGTGGGTTCGGAGGCGCAGCGGCAGACCTACGTGCCCAAGCTGATCGGCGGCCAGTGGACCGGCACCATGAACCTGACCGAGCCGCAGGCCGGCTCGGACCTGGCCCAGGTGGCCACGCGCGCGGTGCGGCAGGACGATGGCAGCTACCGCCTGAGCGGCCAGAAGATCTTCATCACCTACGGCGAGCACGACCTGGCCGAGAACATCATCCACCTGGTGCTGGCGCGCACGCCCGATGCGCCGGCCGGGGTCAAGGGGATTTCGCTGTTCATCGTGCCCAAGTACCTGGTCAACGAGGACGGCTCGCGCGGCAAGCGCAACGATGTGTGGTGCGCCTCGCTGGAGCACAAGCTGGGCATCCACGGCAGCCCGACCGCGGTGCTGCTGTACGGCGCGGGCAAGGGCGAGGTGGGCGAGGGCGCGGTGGGCTATCTGGTGGGCGAGGCCAACCGCGGCCTGGAATACATGTTCATCATGATGAATGCCGCGCGCTATTCGGTCGGCCAGCAGGGCATCGGCGTGTCGGAGCGCGCCTATCAGCATGCGCAGGCCTACGCGCGCGAACGCGTGCAGGGGCGCGCCATCGAGGGATCGGCCGCGCCGGTGACGATTGCGCACCACCCCGATGTCCAGCGCATGCTGCTGACCATGCGGGCGCTGACCGAAGCGGCCCGCGCCGTTTCCTACGTAGCGGCCGCTGCGCACGACAAGGGCACGCATCATCCCGACGCCGAGGTGCGCGCCCGCAACCGCGCCTTCTATGAATACCTGGTGCCGATCGTCAAGGGCTTCTCGACCGAGTCGGCCGTGGAAGTGGCGTCGCTGGGCATCCAGGTGCATGGCGGCATGGGTTTCATCGAAGAGACCGGCGCCGCGCAGCATTATCGCGATGCGCGCATCCTGCCCATCTACGAGGGAACGACCGCCATCCAGGCCAACGACCTGGTGGGGCGCAAGACGCTGCGCGACGGCGGGGCCACGGCCCATGCCTCGATCGCGGCAATGCGCGACACCCTCAAGGCGGTGGCGGCCGAGGCGCAGCGCGCCGATACGGCCGACCACACCGCCTTGCGCGTGCTGCGCGACAATTTCGACCAGGCCATCCAGTCCTATGAGGGCGCGGTCGAATTCATTCTGGCGCACGCCGCGTCCAATGTGCGCGCGGTGTATTCGAGCAGCGTGCCTTACCTGATGCTGGCCGGCGTGGTGCACGGCGGCTGGCAGATGGCGCGCGCGGCATTGGCGTGTCGCCGCCATCTGGCGGCCGGGTCCGGCGATGCGTTCCATCGCCATAAATTGGGCACGGCATTGTTCTACGGCGCGCACATCCTGCCGCGCGCCTTGGCCCTGGCGGCGGCGGTGCGCGCCGGCGATGTGGCTGATTCGTGCGGCAGCATGGCTGATATCGCATAAAGTTATATGCCTTACGTATTTCCCCCTAAATAAGTTTGATGCAAGAATCAGAGCGCCACTCAACCTGAAGCAGGAGACGTCAATGGGTCAACTCCGTCTGGGCGATACCGCCCCCGATTTCGAACAAAAATCTTCCATCGGTCCCCTCCGCCTGTACGACTATCTGGGCGACAGCTGGGGCGTGCTGTTTTCGCATCCGGCCGATTTCACGCCGGTCTGCACCACCGAGCTGGGCTACACTGCCAAGCTGGTCGGCGAGTTCGCCAAGCGCAACGTCAAGGTGCTGGCCTTGTCGGTGGATCCGGTCGATTCGCACACCAAGTGGATCGACGACATCAACGACACGCAGTCGACCACGGTCAATTTCCCCATCCTGGCCGACGACGACCGCAAGGTGTCCGAGCTGTACGACATGATCCATCCCAACGCCAACGCCACCCTGACGGTGCGCTCGGTGTTCGTGATCGATCCGGCCAAGAAGGTGCGCCTGACCATCACCTATCCGGCCAGCACCGGCCGCAACTTCGACGAGATCCTGCGCGTGATCGACTCGCTGCAGCTTACCGACAGCCACAGCGTGGCCACGCCGGTCAACTGGAAGGACGGCGAGGACGTGATCATCGTGCCGTCGCTGAAGGACGAAGCCGTCATCAAGGAGAAGTTCCCCAAGGGCTACAAGGCGCTGCGTCCGTATCTGCGCATCACCCCGCAGCCGAACAAGTAAACCGGCCGCTTCGGCGAGAACGCCCCGCAAGGGGCGTTTTTTTTGCCTTGGACGGCCCGGCCGCAAACAGCTTCCCCCACGCCGCGCTTTATGCCCTGAGGCGATGAGCAACCAAAAAATGAGTCGTTCCGTTCAGTAGGAGCGGCCGGCACACTTGCATCCATTCCGATGTTCTCGAAGGAAGCAGGTATGCCACGCAACACAGCAGGTATCCGTGGCGCCATCGTGGCGCTGGCGACGGTTTTCTCGCTCGGCCTGCCATGGGCCGTGCAGGCGCAGGACAAGCAGACGCTGCTCAATGTCTCCTATGACCCCACCCGCGAGCTGTACCGGGCGGTGGACGAGGCCTTCATCAAGGAATACCAGGCCCGCGCCGGCGTGGACCTGACGGTGCGCCAGTCGCACGGCGGTTCGGGCCGCCAGGCGCGTTCGGTGATCGATGGCCTGGATGCCGACGTGGTGACGCTGGCGCTGGCCTACGATATCGACGCCATCGCCGACCGCGGCCTGTTGCCGCAGGACTGGCAGAAACGCCTGCCGCGCAACAGCTCGCCCTATACCTCGACCATCGTGTTCCTGGTGCGCAAGGGCAATCCCAGGCAGATCCACGATTGGGACGACCTGGTCAAGGACGGCGTGCAGGTGATCACGCCCAATCCCAAGACCTCGGGCGGCGCGCGCTGGAATTACCTGGCGGCCTGGGCCTATGCGCTGGCGCGCAACGAGGGCAGCGAAGCCAAGGCGCGCGAATTCGTGGGCCAGTTGCTCAGCCATGTGCCGGTGCTGGATACGGGGGCGCGCGGCTCGACCACCACGTTCGTCGAGCGCGGCGTGGGCGACGTGCTGCTGGCCTGGGAAAACGAGGCCTTCCTGGCGCGCGAGGAGCTGGGGCCGGACAAATTCGACATCGTGGTGCCGTCGCTGTCCATCCTGGCCGAACCGCCTGTCGCCGTGGTGGACAAGGTGGTCGACCGCAAGGGTACCCGCGCCGCCGCGCAGGCCTATCTCGAGTACCTGTATACGCCGGCCGCCCAGGAAATCATCGCCCGCAATTTCTACCGGCCCACCGACGCGGGCGTGGCGGCCAAATACGCCAGCCGGTTTCCCAAGCTGAAGCTGGTGACCATCGACGATCCGATCTTCGGCGGCTGGCGCAAGGCGCAGAAGGATCACTTCAGCGACGGCGGCACCTTCGACCAGGTCTATCAGCCACAGCGGAAATAGCAGGATCCAGCCACCATGTCCCTGGCCATTCCTTCCGGGCCCGCGCCGACGGCGGCGCGGCGCCAGCGCCCCGGCGTATTGCCGGGTTTCGGCATCTCGATGGGATACGCCGTGCTGTACCTCAGCCTGCTGGTGCTGGTGCTGGTGCTGGTGCTGG
It encodes:
- a CDS encoding electron transfer flavoprotein subunit alpha/FixB family protein — its product is MTTLVIAEHDNAQLKGATLNTIAAASRLGGEVHVLVAGSGAQAVAEQAAQAARVSKVLLADAPQLAEGLAENLAAQVLAVAGGYSHILFAATASGKNVAPRVAAKLDVAQISDIIGVESADTFQRPIYAGNAIATVQSGDAVKVITVRTTGFDAVAAQGGSAAVEALDAVADSGLSRFVGREVAKSDRPELAGARVVVSGGRGLGSAENFKILDPLADKLGAALGASRAAVDAGYAPNDWQVGQTGKIVAPQLYVAVGISGAIQHLAGMKDSKVIVAINKDPEAPIFGVADYGLVGDLFQVVPELTGAL
- a CDS encoding acyl-CoA dehydrogenase — translated: MTYATPLQDFRFALNELAGLEEILKLPGFEEVTPDLVDAILEENARFVQQAIAPLNVAGDTKPPVWNDGQVTTTPGFSQGFADYTAGGWQGLQHPQKWGGQGLPKVVAAPAGENIQAASLAFSLCPMLTDGVIEALLTVGSEAQRQTYVPKLIGGQWTGTMNLTEPQAGSDLAQVATRAVRQDDGSYRLSGQKIFITYGEHDLAENIIHLVLARTPDAPAGVKGISLFIVPKYLVNEDGSRGKRNDVWCASLEHKLGIHGSPTAVLLYGAGKGEVGEGAVGYLVGEANRGLEYMFIMMNAARYSVGQQGIGVSERAYQHAQAYARERVQGRAIEGSAAPVTIAHHPDVQRMLLTMRALTEAARAVSYVAAAAHDKGTHHPDAEVRARNRAFYEYLVPIVKGFSTESAVEVASLGIQVHGGMGFIEETGAAQHYRDARILPIYEGTTAIQANDLVGRKTLRDGGATAHASIAAMRDTLKAVAAEAQRADTADHTALRVLRDNFDQAIQSYEGAVEFILAHAASNVRAVYSSSVPYLMLAGVVHGGWQMARAALACRRHLAAGSGDAFHRHKLGTALFYGAHILPRALALAAAVRAGDVADSCGSMADIA
- a CDS encoding peroxiredoxin, translated to MGQLRLGDTAPDFEQKSSIGPLRLYDYLGDSWGVLFSHPADFTPVCTTELGYTAKLVGEFAKRNVKVLALSVDPVDSHTKWIDDINDTQSTTVNFPILADDDRKVSELYDMIHPNANATLTVRSVFVIDPAKKVRLTITYPASTGRNFDEILRVIDSLQLTDSHSVATPVNWKDGEDVIIVPSLKDEAVIKEKFPKGYKALRPYLRITPQPNK
- a CDS encoding sulfate ABC transporter substrate-binding protein, with the translated sequence MPRNTAGIRGAIVALATVFSLGLPWAVQAQDKQTLLNVSYDPTRELYRAVDEAFIKEYQARAGVDLTVRQSHGGSGRQARSVIDGLDADVVTLALAYDIDAIADRGLLPQDWQKRLPRNSSPYTSTIVFLVRKGNPRQIHDWDDLVKDGVQVITPNPKTSGGARWNYLAAWAYALARNEGSEAKAREFVGQLLSHVPVLDTGARGSTTTFVERGVGDVLLAWENEAFLAREELGPDKFDIVVPSLSILAEPPVAVVDKVVDRKGTRAAAQAYLEYLYTPAAQEIIARNFYRPTDAGVAAKYASRFPKLKLVTIDDPIFGGWRKAQKDHFSDGGTFDQVYQPQRK